A section of the Saliniramus fredricksonii genome encodes:
- the rpmG gene encoding 50S ribosomal protein L33, translating into MAKAATIKIKLLSTADTGFFYVTKKNTRTMTDKLSKKKYDPVAKKHVEFKETKIK; encoded by the coding sequence ATGGCCAAGGCTGCGACGATCAAGATCAAGCTGCTCTCGACGGCAGATACGGGCTTCTTCTACGTGACCAAGAAGAACACCCGCACGATGACGGACAAGCTCTCCAAGAAGAAGTACGACCCCGTCGCCAAGAAGCACGTGGAATTCAAGGAAACCAAGATCAAGTGA
- the hemC gene encoding hydroxymethylbilane synthase, which translates to MAQDAISDQLSTGGAPMPIGTRGSPLAVAQARETAQALAAVTGRPQDDFPLEIIRTSGDMIQDRALSEAGGKGLFTKEIDAAQLEGRVAITVHSAKDLPNDLPPGLIIAGYLPREDPRDALIAGSALGAISAITELPQGARVGSASLRRQAILRRARPDLQVSLLRGNVNTRLRKLEEGLFDATLLAMAGLNRLGLAHHATAALGIDAFLPAVGQGAIAIVVREDDADARAAVAGIVDSGTGIRVAAERAFLAVLDGSCRTPIAGHAELIGETIVLSGLVARPDGSEAREGRLTGDAAEAEALGRALGEELRAGLPADFFSV; encoded by the coding sequence ATGGCGCAGGATGCGATTTCGGACCAGCTTTCGACGGGCGGCGCGCCGATGCCGATCGGGACACGCGGCTCCCCGCTCGCCGTGGCCCAGGCCCGCGAGACCGCGCAGGCGTTGGCTGCAGTGACCGGACGCCCGCAGGACGATTTCCCGCTGGAGATCATCAGGACCAGCGGCGACATGATCCAGGATCGCGCCCTTTCCGAGGCCGGTGGCAAGGGGCTGTTCACCAAGGAGATCGACGCCGCGCAGCTTGAGGGCCGGGTCGCGATCACCGTGCATTCCGCCAAGGATCTGCCCAATGATCTGCCGCCGGGGCTGATCATCGCCGGTTACCTGCCGCGCGAGGATCCCCGCGACGCGCTGATCGCGGGGTCGGCGCTGGGGGCGATCAGCGCCATAACCGAGCTTCCGCAAGGCGCGCGCGTCGGCTCGGCCAGCCTGCGCCGGCAGGCCATCCTGCGCCGTGCCCGCCCGGATCTGCAGGTCTCGCTCCTGCGCGGCAACGTCAATACGCGCCTGCGCAAGCTGGAGGAGGGGCTGTTCGACGCAACGCTGCTCGCCATGGCCGGGCTGAACCGTCTGGGCCTTGCCCATCACGCCACGGCGGCGCTGGGCATCGATGCCTTCCTACCCGCCGTCGGCCAGGGCGCCATCGCCATCGTGGTGCGTGAAGACGACGCGGATGCCCGCGCAGCCGTGGCGGGGATCGTCGATAGCGGGACCGGAATCCGGGTCGCGGCCGAGCGTGCCTTTCTCGCCGTGCTCGACGGCTCCTGCCGCACGCCGATTGCCGGTCATGCGGAACTGATCGGCGAGACCATCGTGCTCTCGGGCCTCGTCGCCCGCCCGGACGGGTCGGAGGCGCGCGAGGGCCGCCTCACCGGTGATGCCGCGGAGGCCGAGGCGCTGGGTCGGGCGCTGGGCGAGGAATTGCGCGCGGGCCTGCCCGCTGATTTCTTCAGCGTCTGA
- a CDS encoding HPr kinase/phosphorylase: MSGSAGEPHTVHATALVIGEGAILLRGEAGAGKTRLALTLIDQARGAGRFACLVADDRVRLHARHGRLIVSVPEAIAGHAEMRGAGIATGLVFLHAARLRLVVDLDPDAPRHPPDGAGSVTLCGITVAHLRLRREDAPGPIGLIAARGFSGNAFLE; encoded by the coding sequence ATGAGCGGCAGCGCCGGCGAGCCTCATACCGTTCACGCCACGGCGCTGGTGATCGGTGAAGGCGCGATCCTCCTGCGCGGTGAGGCCGGCGCGGGCAAGACGCGCCTCGCGCTCACCCTGATCGATCAGGCACGAGGCGCGGGGCGTTTCGCCTGCCTCGTCGCCGATGACCGGGTGCGCCTGCATGCGCGCCACGGGCGCCTCATCGTCTCCGTGCCCGAGGCGATTGCCGGGCATGCGGAGATGCGCGGCGCCGGTATCGCGACGGGGCTCGTCTTTCTGCACGCCGCGCGGCTGCGTCTCGTCGTCGATCTCGACCCCGACGCCCCCCGCCATCCGCCGGACGGTGCGGGCTCGGTTACGCTGTGCGGAATCACGGTTGCGCATTTGCGCCTGCGGCGGGAAGATGCGCCTGGACCGATCGGATTGATCGCCGCGCGCGGTTTTTCCGGAAATGCTTTCTTGGAATGA
- a CDS encoding NAD(P)H-dependent glycerol-3-phosphate dehydrogenase yields MTNDNEPEAAARSGLRVGLIGAGAWGTALANAIAGAGHEVVLWGRDPDAVAAIETSRENARHLPGVALHAAIHATSDLRALSDVAFALLVTPAQTARDVAAAAALTLPAGAPLILCAKGIERETGYFLSDVVAEARPGAPIGVLSGPSFAADVARGLPTAVTLAFREPGLAAKLAELISGPALRIYHGTDLRGVEIGGATKNVLAIACGAAIGRGLGESARAALIARGFAEILRFAQAYGGQPETLMGLSGLGDLVLTCGGPQSRNFAFGQRLGEGASPEEASGGKLAEGAHTAAVLVSLARARGIEMPIAEAVAALTDGRLTVEAAMDALMNRPLRAES; encoded by the coding sequence GTGACGAACGACAACGAACCGGAAGCCGCCGCCCGCTCCGGCCTGCGCGTCGGGCTGATCGGTGCCGGCGCCTGGGGTACGGCGCTGGCCAATGCGATCGCCGGAGCCGGCCACGAGGTCGTGCTCTGGGGCCGCGATCCGGATGCCGTGGCGGCGATCGAGACAAGCCGCGAGAATGCGCGCCATCTCCCCGGCGTCGCCCTGCACGCGGCGATCCACGCCACCAGCGACCTGCGCGCTTTGTCGGATGTTGCCTTCGCCCTGCTCGTCACCCCTGCCCAGACGGCGCGCGACGTCGCGGCGGCGGCAGCGCTGACATTGCCGGCGGGCGCGCCGCTCATCCTCTGCGCCAAGGGGATCGAGCGCGAAACGGGCTATTTCCTCTCCGATGTGGTGGCCGAGGCCCGCCCGGGCGCGCCGATCGGGGTTCTGTCCGGGCCGAGCTTCGCCGCCGATGTGGCGCGCGGCCTGCCCACGGCGGTGACGCTCGCCTTCCGCGAACCGGGCCTCGCCGCAAAGCTCGCGGAACTGATCTCCGGCCCGGCGCTGCGGATCTATCACGGCACGGATCTGCGCGGCGTCGAGATCGGCGGCGCGACGAAGAACGTGCTCGCCATTGCCTGCGGCGCGGCGATCGGGCGCGGGCTCGGCGAGAGCGCCCGCGCGGCGCTGATCGCGCGCGGCTTCGCCGAGATCCTGCGTTTCGCGCAAGCCTATGGCGGGCAACCCGAAACGCTGATGGGCCTGTCGGGGCTGGGGGATCTCGTGCTCACCTGCGGCGGTCCGCAATCGCGCAATTTCGCTTTCGGGCAGCGCCTCGGCGAAGGCGCTTCGCCAGAGGAAGCCAGCGGCGGCAAGCTCGCGGAGGGCGCACATACGGCGGCGGTGCTGGTCTCGCTCGCCCGCGCCCGCGGCATCGAGATGCCCATCGCCGAGGCCGTTGCCGCCCTCACCGATGGCCGCCTCACCGTCGAGGCCGCGATGGACGCCCTGATGAATCGCCCGTTGCGAGCGGAAAGCTGA
- a CDS encoding PTS sugar transporter subunit IIA — protein sequence MIGMVLVTHGRLATEFRAALEHVVGPQSQIETITIGPEDDMEIRRADILDAVARVESGDGVVVLTDMFGGTPSNLALSCMTGRQVEVVAGINLPMLIKLASVRDCEPLADAVLHAQEAGRKYINVASQVLAGK from the coding sequence ATGATTGGAATGGTGCTCGTCACACATGGCCGACTGGCGACGGAATTCCGCGCCGCGCTGGAGCATGTCGTGGGTCCACAAAGCCAGATCGAGACGATCACGATCGGCCCCGAGGATGACATGGAGATCCGCCGCGCGGATATTCTCGATGCCGTCGCCCGTGTCGAGAGCGGTGATGGTGTCGTGGTGCTGACCGACATGTTCGGCGGCACGCCGTCGAATCTGGCCTTGTCCTGCATGACGGGCCGGCAGGTCGAGGTGGTGGCCGGGATCAACCTGCCGATGCTGATCAAGCTGGCGAGCGTGCGCGATTGCGAGCCGCTCGCCGATGCCGTATTGCACGCACAGGAAGCGGGGCGCAAATATATCAACGTCGCCTCGCAGGTCCTGGCGGGAAAATGA
- a CDS encoding uroporphyrinogen-III synthase → MRVLLTRAAEDCARSARFLRRLGIEAVCAPLIETRPADSAPALAACDGVIVTSAKAAAFLADLPQACRGKPIFAVGPRTARATARHGFVARHVGAGDAGSLMRAIPAIMPPPAHLLHVTGRDHKAEPARGLRARGFVVTLWEAYEARACPEFPPEGIDALKAGRIDAALHYSPRSAKLALARIGEAGLQARFAALRQVAISPDVAAILRDGGCRDVVVPPAPNEKAMFRVLPDA, encoded by the coding sequence ATGCGCGTGCTCCTCACCCGCGCCGCCGAGGATTGCGCCCGTTCCGCGCGGTTTCTGCGCCGGCTCGGCATCGAGGCCGTCTGCGCGCCCTTGATCGAGACCCGCCCCGCCGATTCCGCTCCCGCGCTCGCGGCCTGCGACGGGGTGATCGTGACGAGCGCGAAGGCGGCGGCGTTTCTCGCGGATCTGCCGCAAGCCTGTCGCGGCAAGCCGATCTTCGCGGTGGGGCCCCGCACGGCGCGCGCCACCGCCCGGCACGGCTTTGTGGCGCGGCATGTGGGCGCAGGCGATGCGGGCTCGCTCATGCGCGCGATTCCCGCGATCATGCCGCCGCCGGCGCATCTCCTGCATGTGACCGGGCGCGACCACAAGGCGGAACCGGCGCGCGGCCTGCGCGCGCGCGGCTTCGTGGTGACGCTCTGGGAGGCCTATGAAGCGCGGGCCTGCCCCGAGTTTCCGCCGGAGGGCATTGACGCCCTGAAGGCGGGCAGGATTGACGCCGCATTGCATTATTCGCCGCGTAGCGCCAAGCTGGCATTGGCGCGGATCGGCGAGGCGGGTCTGCAGGCGCGTTTCGCGGCTCTGCGCCAGGTCGCGATCTCGCCCGATGTCGCCGCAATTCTGCGCGATGGGGGATGTCGGGACGTCGTGGTACCACCGGCGCCGAACGAAAAGGCCATGTTTCGCGTTCTTCCGGATGCGTAG
- a CDS encoding RidA family protein produces MSIERIEPGPRMSMAVIHGDTVYTAGQVAREKAGASVTEQTQEILQIIDAILAKAGTDKTRLLSASIWISDMNTFQEMNAVWDAWVAPGCAPARATVEAKLAAPQYTVEIAVIAAK; encoded by the coding sequence ATGAGCATCGAACGTATCGAACCCGGCCCGCGCATGAGCATGGCCGTTATCCATGGCGATACGGTCTATACCGCCGGACAGGTGGCGCGCGAGAAGGCCGGCGCCTCGGTGACCGAGCAGACGCAGGAAATCCTGCAGATCATCGACGCAATTCTGGCCAAGGCCGGTACCGACAAGACCAGGCTGCTCTCGGCCAGTATCTGGATCTCCGACATGAACACGTTCCAGGAGATGAACGCGGTCTGGGATGCCTGGGTGGCGCCCGGTTGTGCGCCGGCGCGCGCCACTGTCGAAGCGAAGCTCGCCGCGCCGCAATACACCGTCGAGATCGCGGTGATCGCCGCAAAATGA
- a CDS encoding M3 family oligoendopeptidase, with amino-acid sequence MTHPPLRSALAADLFPSQRVHAPAEAAAHQAGRDLGELPEWNLADLYPAMDSPAFTGDMEKAAQDCAAFQEKWRGKLDEIARGENAPQALHDVIAEYEAIEDLLGRLMSYAGLVYSGDTTDSARAKFYGDTQERLTAASSDLLFFTLEMNRLDDTLIDGLIQKAPLSHYRPWIEDLRRDKPYQLDDRIEQLFHEKSVTGRGAWNRLFDETISSLRFDIGGESLPIEPTLNRMLDTDEAVRKEAAQALSATFRENLRSFTLITNTLAKDKEISDRWRGFEDVADSRHLANRVERETVDALVSAVREAYPRLSHRYYAMKAKWFGKDKLDFWDRNAPLPKVPQPVIGWDDAREMVLSAYGEFSPRMAEIAQRFFDENWIDAPTRPGKAPGAFAHPTVPSAHPYVLLNYQGKPRDVMTLAHELGHGVHQVMAAPNGALMAPTPLTLAETASVFGEMLTFRRLLARTTDPVQRKAMLAQKVEDMLNTVVRQIAFYSFERKVHLERRKGELTSEQLCELWMSVQAESLGPAIRFSEGYETWWTYIPHFIHSPFYVYAYAFGDCLVNSLYGVYENSSDGFVERYFALLSAGGAKPYGELLEPFGLDARDPAFWQIGLGMIARLIDELEAVDAQV; translated from the coding sequence ATGACCCATCCGCCGCTTCGCTCCGCACTCGCCGCCGATCTCTTCCCGTCGCAGCGGGTGCATGCTCCCGCCGAAGCTGCGGCACACCAGGCCGGGCGCGATCTGGGCGAATTGCCGGAATGGAATCTCGCCGATCTCTATCCGGCCATGGATTCCCCGGCCTTCACCGGCGATATGGAGAAGGCGGCGCAGGATTGTGCGGCCTTCCAGGAGAAATGGCGTGGCAAGCTCGATGAAATCGCGCGCGGCGAGAATGCCCCGCAGGCGCTGCATGACGTGATCGCCGAATACGAGGCGATCGAGGATCTGCTCGGGCGGCTGATGTCCTATGCGGGTCTCGTCTATTCCGGCGATACCACCGATTCCGCCCGCGCCAAGTTCTATGGCGACACGCAGGAGCGCCTGACCGCCGCCTCGAGCGATCTGCTGTTCTTCACGCTGGAGATGAACCGTCTCGACGATACCCTCATCGACGGCCTGATCCAAAAGGCGCCCCTGTCGCATTACCGCCCCTGGATCGAGGATCTGCGCCGCGACAAGCCGTATCAGCTCGACGACCGGATCGAGCAGCTCTTCCACGAAAAATCCGTCACCGGGCGCGGCGCCTGGAACCGGCTGTTTGACGAGACGATTTCATCGCTCCGCTTCGACATCGGGGGTGAGAGCCTGCCGATCGAGCCGACGCTCAACCGCATGCTCGATACCGACGAGGCCGTGCGCAAGGAAGCCGCGCAGGCGCTCTCGGCGACATTCCGCGAGAATCTGCGCAGCTTCACGCTGATCACCAACACGCTCGCCAAGGACAAGGAAATCTCCGATCGCTGGCGTGGCTTCGAGGATGTGGCCGATTCGCGCCATCTGGCCAACCGGGTCGAGCGTGAGACGGTGGACGCGCTGGTCAGCGCCGTGCGCGAGGCCTATCCGCGCCTGTCGCATCGCTATTATGCGATGAAGGCGAAATGGTTCGGCAAGGACAAGCTGGATTTCTGGGATCGCAACGCGCCGCTGCCGAAAGTGCCGCAGCCGGTGATTGGCTGGGACGATGCCCGCGAGATGGTGCTTTCGGCCTATGGCGAATTCTCGCCGCGCATGGCCGAGATCGCCCAGCGCTTCTTCGACGAGAACTGGATCGATGCGCCGACCCGTCCCGGCAAGGCGCCCGGCGCCTTCGCCCATCCCACCGTGCCCTCGGCGCATCCCTACGTGCTGCTCAATTACCAGGGCAAGCCGCGCGACGTGATGACGCTCGCGCATGAGCTCGGCCACGGCGTGCACCAGGTCATGGCGGCCCCCAACGGTGCCCTGATGGCGCCCACGCCCCTGACGCTGGCGGAGACCGCGAGCGTCTTCGGCGAGATGCTCACATTCCGCCGGCTGCTGGCCCGAACCACTGACCCGGTCCAGCGCAAGGCGATGCTGGCCCAGAAGGTGGAGGACATGCTCAACACGGTGGTGCGCCAGATCGCCTTCTACTCCTTTGAGCGCAAGGTGCATCTGGAACGCCGCAAGGGCGAGCTGACTTCCGAGCAGCTGTGCGAATTGTGGATGTCGGTCCAGGCGGAATCGCTCGGCCCGGCGATCCGTTTCTCGGAAGGCTACGAGACCTGGTGGACCTATATCCCCCATTTCATCCATTCGCCCTTCTACGTCTACGCCTATGCTTTCGGCGATTGCCTCGTGAACTCGCTCTACGGCGTCTACGAGAATTCGTCGGACGGCTTCGTCGAGCGCTATTTCGCACTGCTCTCGGCGGGCGGCGCGAAGCCTTACGGTGAATTGCTGGAACCGTTCGGTCTCGATGCGCGCGATCCCGCCTTCTGGCAGATCGGGCTCGGCATGATCGCGCGCCTGATCGACGAGTTGGAGGCCGTTGACGCGCAGGTCTGA
- the tsaD gene encoding tRNA (adenosine(37)-N6)-threonylcarbamoyltransferase complex transferase subunit TsaD: protein MRVLGIETTCDETAAAVVSLAEDRTGPLAGATRGVVEANEILSQIAQHAAYGGVVPEIAARAHVEVIDRLVARALAKAGIALADVDGIAAAAGPGLIGGVIVGLTSAKALALVSGKPFIAVNHLEAHALTARLTDGIAFPYLLLLASGGHTQLIAVRGVGDYVKIGGTIDDAIGEAFDKVAKLLGLPYPGGPHVEEAARRGDPQRFHLPRPMLGRPRPDFSLSGLKTALRVEAERIAPLSEEDVCDLCASFQAAVTDTVVDRTRTALRDFQNVAARPTALVAAGGVAANQTMRRGLQRLATEVGLKLVTPPLELCGDNGAMIAWAGIERLRLGLIDGLDAPARARWPLDEGKRA from the coding sequence ATGCGCGTTCTCGGAATCGAGACCACCTGTGACGAAACCGCCGCTGCGGTCGTCAGCCTCGCCGAAGACCGGACGGGGCCCTTGGCCGGCGCCACGCGCGGCGTGGTCGAGGCCAACGAAATCCTCAGCCAGATCGCGCAGCATGCAGCCTATGGCGGCGTCGTGCCCGAAATCGCCGCGCGCGCCCATGTCGAGGTGATCGACCGGCTGGTCGCGCGGGCGCTGGCGAAGGCGGGGATCGCGCTCGCCGATGTCGATGGCATCGCCGCCGCCGCCGGGCCGGGGCTGATCGGCGGGGTGATCGTGGGGCTGACCAGCGCCAAGGCGCTCGCGCTGGTCTCCGGCAAGCCCTTCATCGCCGTCAATCATCTCGAAGCGCATGCGCTCACTGCCCGGCTGACCGACGGGATCGCCTTTCCCTACCTGCTGCTGCTCGCTTCCGGCGGCCATACCCAGCTCATCGCCGTGCGCGGCGTCGGTGATTACGTGAAGATCGGCGGCACCATCGACGACGCCATCGGCGAGGCCTTCGACAAGGTCGCCAAGCTGCTCGGCCTGCCCTATCCGGGCGGGCCGCATGTGGAGGAAGCCGCCAGGCGCGGCGACCCGCAGCGTTTCCACCTGCCGCGTCCGATGCTGGGGCGCCCGCGCCCGGATTTCTCGCTTTCGGGCCTCAAGACCGCCCTGCGCGTCGAGGCCGAGCGTATCGCACCGCTCTCCGAGGAGGATGTCTGCGATCTCTGCGCCTCCTTCCAGGCGGCGGTGACCGATACGGTGGTCGATCGCACCCGCACCGCCTTGCGCGATTTCCAGAACGTGGCGGCGCGCCCCACCGCCCTCGTTGCGGCGGGCGGGGTCGCGGCGAATCAGACCATGCGGCGCGGCTTGCAGCGTCTGGCGACGGAAGTCGGCCTCAAACTCGTCACACCGCCGCTGGAATTGTGCGGCGATAATGGTGCCATGATCGCCTGGGCGGGGATCGAACGGCTGCGGCTCGGGCTGATCGACGGGCTCGACGCGCCGGCGCGCGCCCGCTGGCCGCTGGACGAGGGGAAACGCGCGTGA
- a CDS encoding HPr family phosphocarrier protein: MNREQLDTGVEAEPASAAYAFEEIGPHARRLPVVNRKGLHARASAKFVQLVEQYEATVTVSRCGESVGGRSIMGLLTLAAARGTSIDVAAEGPQAQEVIEALTALLASRFGEIE, translated from the coding sequence ATGAACCGGGAGCAGCTGGATACCGGAGTCGAAGCAGAGCCGGCGAGTGCGGCCTATGCCTTCGAGGAAATCGGCCCCCATGCCCGCCGCCTGCCTGTCGTCAATCGCAAGGGTCTGCATGCCCGTGCCTCGGCCAAATTCGTGCAACTCGTCGAGCAATACGAGGCCACGGTCACGGTGAGCCGGTGCGGAGAGAGTGTGGGCGGGCGCTCGATCATGGGGCTGCTCACCCTCGCTGCAGCGCGCGGCACCAGCATCGACGTCGCCGCCGAAGGGCCGCAGGCGCAGGAGGTCATCGAGGCACTCACGGCGCTGCTGGCCAGTCGCTTCGGCGAGATCGAATAG
- a CDS encoding stimulus-sensing domain-containing protein: MRHAADDASGDGSDPRADKTGARARSGRRLRARLAHGRGIWRAALRDIAQRASSSLTRRIIVLNIGGLVALLVGFLYLNQFREGLIEARVQSLMTQGEIIAGAIAASATVEIDTIKIDPDALLQMQLGETSGLADDTFSPLEFSINPERVAPLLRRLITPTGTRARVYDRDSMLILDSRALYTRGDVLRLELPPLDKPETAFLQRAWNWARSLFVTERPPLIETIGPTSGRVFPEVQQALGGQAAHVVRINPAGETIVSVAVPIQRQRTVRGALLLSTQGGDIDAIIASERFALLQVFLVAASVMLVLSFLLANAIAGPVRRLAEAAERVRRGIKSRQEIPDFSYRADEIGHLSGALRDMTQALYKRIDAIESFAADVAHELKNPLTSLRSAVETLPLARNADSRARLLEVIQHDVRRLDRLISDISDASRLDAELARSEAAPVDMVRLTEAVVAVANDVRDPEEAAIVMEVIAPQGEDGARESTRVITRKTPSRKAGDAMTADDDQRAGGTQRDEATAPYIVHGHDSRLGQVLRNLVDNARSFSPPDAEVRVRLARRDTNVVLIVDDDGPGIPEHALERVFERFYTDRPEQGFGQNSGLGLSISQQIVQVHRGSITAQNRYGPPRADGSRPVLGARFTVTLPAAS, encoded by the coding sequence ATCCGGCATGCTGCGGATGACGCTTCCGGAGACGGAAGCGATCCGCGCGCGGACAAAACCGGGGCGCGTGCCCGATCAGGGCGACGCCTGCGCGCACGGCTTGCCCATGGACGCGGGATATGGCGCGCCGCCCTGCGCGACATCGCGCAACGCGCTTCCTCCAGCCTCACCCGCCGCATCATCGTGCTCAATATCGGCGGTCTGGTGGCGCTGCTCGTCGGCTTTCTCTATCTCAACCAGTTCCGCGAGGGACTGATCGAGGCGCGGGTGCAGAGCCTGATGACGCAGGGCGAGATCATCGCCGGCGCCATCGCCGCCTCGGCCACAGTAGAGATCGACACCATCAAGATCGACCCGGATGCCCTGTTGCAGATGCAACTCGGCGAAACCTCCGGACTTGCCGACGACACCTTCTCGCCGCTGGAATTCTCGATCAATCCGGAACGGGTCGCCCCGTTATTGCGCCGTCTGATCACGCCGACGGGAACCCGCGCCCGCGTCTATGACCGCGATTCCATGCTGATTCTGGATTCGCGGGCGCTGTATACGCGCGGCGATGTGCTGCGGCTCGAATTGCCGCCTCTCGACAAGCCCGAGACCGCCTTTCTCCAGCGTGCCTGGAACTGGGCGCGCAGCCTGTTCGTGACGGAGCGTCCGCCGCTGATCGAGACGATCGGCCCGACCAGCGGGCGCGTCTTTCCGGAGGTGCAGCAGGCTCTGGGCGGGCAGGCGGCGCATGTGGTGCGCATCAACCCTGCCGGCGAGACCATCGTCTCGGTGGCGGTGCCGATCCAGCGCCAGCGCACCGTGCGCGGCGCGCTTCTGCTCTCCACCCAGGGCGGCGATATCGACGCCATCATCGCCTCCGAGCGTTTCGCCCTGCTCCAGGTCTTCCTCGTCGCTGCCTCGGTGATGCTGGTGCTCTCCTTCCTGCTGGCCAATGCCATTGCCGGCCCGGTACGGCGTCTCGCCGAAGCGGCGGAGCGGGTGCGACGGGGGATCAAGTCGCGTCAGGAAATCCCGGATTTCAGCTATCGTGCCGACGAGATCGGGCATCTTTCCGGCGCCCTGCGCGACATGACGCAGGCGCTCTACAAGCGTATCGACGCGATCGAGAGCTTCGCGGCGGATGTGGCACACGAATTGAAGAACCCGCTCACCTCTCTGCGCAGCGCGGTGGAAACCCTGCCGCTGGCACGCAATGCGGATTCCCGCGCGCGGCTGCTCGAGGTGATCCAGCACGATGTGCGCCGGCTCGACCGGCTGATCAGCGATATTTCCGATGCCTCGCGCCTCGATGCGGAGCTGGCGCGCTCCGAGGCCGCGCCGGTGGACATGGTGCGCCTGACCGAGGCCGTGGTCGCCGTCGCCAACGACGTGCGCGACCCGGAAGAGGCGGCCATCGTCATGGAGGTGATCGCACCGCAAGGCGAAGACGGTGCACGCGAGAGCACCAGGGTGATCACGCGCAAGACACCCAGCCGCAAGGCGGGTGACGCCATGACGGCGGATGATGATCAGCGTGCAGGCGGGACGCAGCGTGACGAGGCGACAGCGCCCTATATCGTGCATGGCCATGACAGCCGTCTTGGTCAGGTCCTGCGCAATCTCGTCGACAATGCCCGTTCCTTCTCGCCGCCGGATGCGGAGGTGCGCGTGCGCCTGGCGCGCCGTGACACAAACGTGGTGCTGATCGTCGATGATGACGGGCCCGGTATTCCCGAACACGCCCTCGAGCGGGTCTTCGAGCGGTTCTATACCGACCGGCCCGAGCAGGGTTTCGGCCAGAATTCCGGGCTCGGCCTGTCGATCTCGCAACAGATCGTGCAGGTGCATCGCGGCAGCATCACCGCGCAGAACCGCTACGGCCCGCCGCGCGCTGATGGCAGCCGCCCGGTCCTCGGCGCGCGCTTCACCGTGACCCTGCCGGCGGCCTCCTGA